The following are from one region of the Cystobacter fuscus DSM 2262 genome:
- a CDS encoding ATP-binding protein, which yields MNESEVVRGDRAHPDNAPEVSVRTTSTLLLYFERRYGAARLADVFRRHSFSLSLDYLRTATNFISLPFLEKLADVLVAESGDAQFMRKAGLFMAGPETLGFAYYMVRAFGSLEICFRKTVELSSSFNRVGQFEIEELARERLVLSYRSSTRERHRHICELRMGQFASFPTIWGLPPAEVTESQCHVLGADVCRYHLRWTDPLPMWGRYIGLLLGAVSGVGTSILGLGHPAFSVTALSLAGVSLGSWLDLRREMRRKDEALNEQTHGMMGSLEELQQRYDEMFRINVALEDRVAARTRELTESNARLEAALAKQKELDRLKSEFFDNVSHELRTPLTLILLTLDSLLQRGPEVFAPPVRQHLETMNRSASRLLRLINNLLDLTKLEAGKTKLRHEPLEIESFLSSLLVPFEVLADKKGVALELEGHAPTPVQVDVARLESVFQNLISNALKFTLQGRVTVRLHEDDTWVHVEVIDTGVGIATQDLSVIFDRFAQADSSGTRRFGGTGIGLALVKETLELHKGGIDVSSELGKGSNFHVRLRKGPAPVREAEPELPPEPVLLRPLGRSLDAASLLEPEGTVTVTAVEAVPVLPPDVEAGPDAPRVLLVEDEPEIRSFLRQVLKPYYRLLDASNGEEGLSLAQKERPDLIISDVMMPVMSGLQMLAALRASPETVDTPLILLTARQEVEAKVEGLTMGANDYLPKPFSPREMLARVEAQLRLRDAAIRAAENERLAATGLLTSGFAHEVRNPLNGLMNALLPLRESLTGTTPDIGMAVGMLELIEECGQRIRHLAEGLLSFVRTGTKAMAVDLGASLDASVQALSWRLSPDLKVERDYQCAEPVWSDPGSLNQVWVNLLDNAVRAVAKEGGRVRVVTSREGSDAVVSIIDNGVGIKPENMDRVFQPFFSTRDAGEGTGLGLALCQRIVLQQGGRIRIFSEYGKGTRVEVRLPLEADPDRLLPPLLSDGRVRQHHWNT from the coding sequence TTGAACGAGAGTGAAGTGGTGCGCGGGGACAGAGCTCATCCGGACAACGCTCCGGAGGTGAGCGTACGGACCACGTCCACGCTGTTGCTCTATTTCGAGCGGCGTTATGGCGCCGCCCGGCTCGCCGACGTCTTCCGCCGACATTCGTTCAGCCTGTCGCTGGACTACCTGCGCACGGCCACCAACTTCATCTCGCTGCCGTTCCTCGAGAAGTTGGCCGACGTGCTGGTGGCGGAGTCGGGCGACGCGCAGTTCATGCGCAAGGCGGGCCTGTTCATGGCCGGCCCCGAGACGCTCGGATTCGCCTACTACATGGTCCGCGCCTTCGGCTCGCTGGAGATCTGCTTCCGCAAGACGGTGGAGCTCAGCTCGAGCTTCAACCGGGTGGGACAGTTCGAGATCGAGGAACTGGCGCGCGAGCGGCTGGTGCTCAGCTACCGCAGCAGCACGCGCGAGCGGCACCGGCACATCTGCGAGCTGCGCATGGGCCAGTTCGCCTCCTTCCCCACCATCTGGGGCCTGCCCCCCGCGGAGGTCACCGAGAGCCAGTGCCACGTGTTGGGCGCGGACGTGTGCCGCTACCACCTGCGCTGGACGGATCCGCTGCCCATGTGGGGCCGCTACATCGGCCTGCTGCTGGGCGCGGTGAGTGGGGTGGGCACGAGCATCCTCGGGCTGGGGCATCCGGCCTTCTCCGTGACGGCGTTGTCGCTGGCGGGCGTGTCGTTGGGCAGCTGGTTGGACCTGCGGCGGGAGATGCGCCGCAAGGACGAGGCGCTCAACGAGCAGACCCACGGCATGATGGGCTCGCTCGAGGAGCTGCAGCAGCGCTACGACGAGATGTTCCGCATCAACGTCGCCCTCGAGGACCGGGTGGCCGCGCGCACGCGCGAGCTCACCGAGTCCAACGCGCGGTTGGAGGCGGCGCTCGCCAAGCAGAAGGAGCTGGACCGGCTCAAGAGCGAGTTCTTCGACAACGTGAGCCATGAGCTGAGGACGCCCCTCACGCTCATCCTCCTCACGCTCGACTCCCTGCTGCAGCGCGGCCCCGAGGTGTTCGCGCCGCCCGTGCGCCAGCACCTGGAGACGATGAACCGCAGCGCCTCGCGCCTGTTGCGGCTCATCAACAACCTGTTGGACCTGACCAAGCTGGAGGCGGGCAAGACGAAGCTGCGCCACGAGCCGCTGGAGATCGAGAGCTTCCTGTCCTCGCTGCTGGTGCCCTTCGAGGTGCTGGCGGACAAGAAGGGCGTGGCGCTGGAGCTGGAGGGCCACGCGCCCACGCCGGTGCAGGTGGACGTGGCGCGCCTGGAGAGCGTCTTCCAGAACCTCATCTCCAATGCCCTCAAGTTCACCCTGCAGGGCCGGGTGACGGTGCGCCTGCACGAGGACGACACGTGGGTGCATGTGGAGGTCATCGACACGGGCGTGGGCATCGCCACGCAGGACCTGTCGGTCATCTTCGACCGCTTCGCCCAGGCGGACTCCTCGGGCACGCGGCGCTTTGGCGGCACGGGCATCGGCCTGGCGCTGGTGAAGGAGACGCTGGAGCTGCACAAGGGCGGCATCGACGTGTCGAGCGAGCTGGGCAAGGGGTCCAACTTCCACGTGCGGCTGCGCAAGGGCCCGGCGCCCGTGCGCGAGGCCGAGCCCGAGCTGCCGCCCGAGCCGGTGCTGCTGCGCCCCCTGGGCCGCTCGCTGGACGCGGCTTCCCTGCTCGAGCCCGAGGGCACCGTCACGGTGACCGCGGTGGAGGCCGTGCCCGTGCTCCCGCCGGATGTCGAGGCTGGCCCGGACGCGCCCCGCGTGCTGCTGGTGGAGGACGAGCCGGAGATCCGCTCCTTCCTGCGCCAGGTGCTCAAGCCCTACTACCGGCTCTTGGATGCGAGCAATGGTGAGGAGGGCCTGAGCCTGGCCCAGAAGGAGCGGCCGGATCTCATCATCTCGGACGTGATGATGCCGGTGATGTCGGGCCTGCAGATGCTGGCGGCCCTGCGCGCCTCGCCGGAGACGGTGGACACGCCCCTCATCCTGCTCACCGCGCGCCAGGAGGTGGAGGCCAAGGTCGAGGGCCTGACCATGGGCGCCAACGACTACCTGCCCAAGCCCTTCTCTCCCCGGGAGATGCTCGCGCGCGTCGAGGCGCAGCTGCGTCTGCGCGACGCGGCGATACGCGCGGCGGAGAACGAGCGCCTGGCGGCCACGGGCCTGCTCACCTCGGGCTTCGCCCACGAGGTGCGCAACCCCCTCAACGGCTTGATGAACGCGTTGTTGCCCCTGCGCGAGAGCCTCACCGGCACCACGCCGGACATCGGCATGGCCGTGGGCATGTTGGAGCTCATCGAGGAGTGCGGCCAGCGCATCCGCCACCTCGCCGAGGGGCTCTTGTCCTTCGTGCGCACCGGCACCAAGGCCATGGCGGTGGACCTGGGCGCCTCGCTGGACGCCAGCGTGCAGGCGCTCTCCTGGCGGCTGTCGCCGGACCTCAAGGTGGAGCGTGACTACCAGTGCGCCGAGCCGGTGTGGAGCGATCCGGGCTCGCTCAACCAGGTGTGGGTGAACCTGCTGGACAACGCGGTGCGCGCCGTGGCCAAGGAAGGCGGCCGGGTGCGGGTGGTCACCTCTCGCGAGGGCAGTGACGCCGTGGTGTCCATCATCGACAACGGGGTGGGCATCAAGCCGGAGAACATGGATCGCGTCTTCCAGCCCTTCTTCTCCACCCGCGACGCGGGCGAGGGCACGGGCCTGGGCCTGGCGCTCTGCCAGCGTATCGTCCTGCAGCAGGGCGGGCGCATCCGCATCTTCAGCGAGTACGGCAAGGGCACGCGCGTGGAGGTGCGGCTGCCCCTGGAGGCCGATCCGGACCGGCTCCTGCCGCCGCTGCTCTCCGATGGCCGGGTGCGTCAGCACCACTGGAACACGTAG
- a CDS encoding class I SAM-dependent methyltransferase, which yields MSYILESDDETRRLLVQERTGNAREALLLSGLRQGERVLDAGCGPGGITEVIAQLVGPTGQVTGIDMSEERLEQARRLNQRHAHVRFLPADVRRTGLPDQAFDYTWSQFVLQHVPERWQALDELIRVTRPGGRVVISEFDGFGLGNWPFPDDLREWCLRLTDALMRVAHMDIHVGRKVFHEMRRRGLTQVRVHVLPQFVIAGAADAFHQKDWETRFSSMEPAVAPLLGGLEDYRRMSQRYLQLLADPDALKYSILLVTEGTRP from the coding sequence GTGAGCTACATCCTGGAGTCCGATGACGAGACGCGTCGGTTGCTCGTCCAGGAGCGCACGGGCAACGCGCGCGAGGCGCTGCTGCTCTCGGGGCTCCGGCAGGGAGAGCGCGTGCTCGACGCGGGCTGCGGCCCGGGGGGCATCACGGAGGTCATCGCCCAGCTCGTGGGGCCCACGGGCCAGGTCACCGGCATCGACATGAGCGAGGAGCGGCTGGAGCAGGCGCGGCGGCTCAACCAGCGCCACGCGCACGTGCGCTTCCTCCCGGCGGACGTGCGCCGCACGGGCCTGCCGGACCAGGCGTTCGACTACACGTGGAGCCAGTTCGTGCTGCAGCACGTGCCCGAGCGCTGGCAGGCCCTCGATGAACTCATCCGGGTGACGCGCCCGGGGGGCAGGGTGGTCATCTCCGAGTTCGATGGCTTCGGTCTGGGCAACTGGCCCTTTCCCGACGACCTGCGCGAGTGGTGTCTGCGCCTCACCGACGCGCTCATGCGCGTGGCCCACATGGACATCCACGTGGGCCGCAAGGTCTTCCACGAGATGCGCCGCCGGGGGCTCACCCAGGTGCGCGTCCACGTCTTGCCGCAGTTCGTCATCGCTGGCGCGGCCGACGCCTTCCACCAAAAGGATTGGGAAACCCGGTTTTCCTCGATGGAACCGGCGGTGGCCCCCCTGCTCGGCGGTCTGGAGGACTACCGGAGGATGAGCCAGCGCTACCTCCAGTTACTGGCGGACCCCGACGCGTTAAAGTACTCGATCCTATTGGTCACAGAAGGAACGAGGCCTTGA
- the nadA gene encoding quinolinate synthase NadA, producing MGADVDLEREIQELKRRHNAVILAHYYQESEIQDVADFVGDSLALAQAAVKTQADVIVFCGVHFMAETAKILNPTRRVLLPDLKAGCSLSDRCPPAAFRAFKEKHPEHFVVSYVNSSAAVKAMSDVICTSSNAVKIVNQVPSDRQILFAPDQHLGRYVMKQTGRDMVLWPGSCIVHEIFSEKRLVQLKVQHPEAEVVAHPECEEAVLRHADFIGSTKGLLDYVLKSPKREFIVVTEAGILHQMKRGAPDKLFIPAPPDNDCSCNECPYMRLNTLEKLYQCMRDGTPELTLPAELQTAALTPLRRMLEWSL from the coding sequence ATGGGCGCCGACGTGGACCTCGAGCGGGAAATCCAGGAACTGAAGCGGCGGCACAACGCCGTCATCCTCGCGCACTACTACCAGGAGAGCGAAATCCAGGACGTGGCCGACTTCGTCGGGGACAGCCTGGCGCTCGCCCAGGCCGCGGTGAAGACGCAGGCGGACGTCATCGTCTTCTGCGGTGTGCACTTCATGGCGGAGACGGCGAAGATACTCAACCCGACACGTCGGGTGCTCCTGCCCGACCTCAAGGCGGGCTGTTCGCTGTCGGATCGCTGCCCGCCGGCCGCCTTCCGGGCCTTCAAGGAGAAGCACCCGGAGCACTTCGTGGTGAGCTACGTGAACAGCTCCGCCGCGGTGAAGGCGATGAGCGACGTCATCTGTACGTCCTCCAACGCCGTGAAGATCGTCAACCAGGTGCCGAGTGATCGGCAGATCCTCTTCGCGCCGGATCAGCACCTGGGCCGCTACGTCATGAAACAGACCGGCCGCGACATGGTGCTCTGGCCGGGCAGCTGCATCGTCCACGAGATCTTCAGCGAGAAGCGCCTGGTGCAGCTCAAGGTCCAGCACCCGGAGGCCGAGGTGGTGGCCCACCCGGAATGCGAGGAGGCCGTGCTGCGGCACGCCGACTTCATCGGCTCCACCAAGGGGCTGCTGGACTACGTCCTCAAGAGCCCCAAGCGCGAGTTCATCGTCGTGACCGAGGCCGGCATCCTCCACCAGATGAAGCGCGGCGCCCCGGACAAGCTCTTCATCCCCGCCCCCCCGGACAATGACTGTTCCTGCAATGAATGTCCCTACATGCGGCTCAACACGCTGGAGAAGCTCTACCAGTGCATGCGCGATGGGACGCCGGAGCTGACACTGCCCGCGGAGCTACAGACCGCCGCGCTCACGCCCCTGCGGCGGATGCTGGAATGGTCACTGTGA
- a CDS encoding serine/threonine-protein kinase: MILDKLGASSRSSPRSALGAAIPEKSPQTATPFGKYLLVKRLATGGMAELFLAQEPPSPELLVIKRILPYLTEEPEFVQMFLDEARIAAQLHHPNIVQVFGLGRINESIFIAMEYVEGVDLRRILAEETRFSAAVPYAVAARICAQVAAGLDHAHNSKGVDGRPLGLIHRDVSPQNVMVAYNGQVKLVDFGIAKAEAFAERSKPGVIKGKFLYLSPEQVMQEKLDHRSDIFALGVMLYEITTGRSPFSRANTEGILFAIRSEHPSPPHLLRDSYPQELSRIVMKCLAKDRTQRYQRAAHVQADLEALLASGTMKQSQDVAAYVARLLGAEEERTQLHVPITGGRKDVASLPPVVPVLPPPPAGLIARPSLRTNVHGLPPAVDPEGEEPRTEMARPQDMLAAAALGAEEAEPTAVGPQPGGRAEQTSPLGRALRRLDEKAAEEDDESTTHDRLGRLSSSRRAALVPRKSTPSLASLDRRRGPPVREEEDEDFGEEDPSVASALSVATLNERGPSRAVSAVGHGESTSEDTSEVSGTHSLPLRQVDPDDDLDDDVSTTAGGDLGSYTQPLPAASTGRRRQMILAVLLMAVLGVGVAVAAWWITSTMTAPRQEASREAETPSPETPADPSVAPESGTGTGSAAADAPAPAQGRSPAPSPGAEPNGAGSSEGDQADMRAPDSLGSSPDAVEGEKNLQNPTSAVGVRVQFKAPARTQLWVGTASVKPNGFLSVLPGTLQVEFRCPNQSGTPKTKSFQVPADPTRPVVFKLDKQDCAPRGRR; encoded by the coding sequence TTGATTTTGGATAAGCTCGGCGCGAGTTCGCGCTCCTCACCCCGGTCCGCCTTGGGGGCTGCCATTCCCGAGAAATCTCCCCAGACTGCCACCCCCTTCGGCAAGTACCTCCTGGTCAAGCGGCTCGCGACGGGCGGCATGGCGGAGCTCTTCCTCGCCCAGGAACCGCCCAGCCCGGAGCTGCTGGTCATCAAGCGCATCCTCCCGTACCTCACGGAGGAGCCGGAGTTCGTCCAGATGTTCCTGGACGAGGCGCGCATCGCCGCCCAGCTCCACCACCCGAACATCGTCCAGGTGTTCGGGCTGGGCCGCATCAACGAGAGCATCTTCATCGCGATGGAGTACGTGGAGGGCGTGGACCTGCGGCGCATCCTCGCCGAGGAGACGCGCTTCTCCGCCGCGGTGCCCTACGCCGTGGCCGCGCGCATCTGCGCCCAGGTGGCCGCGGGACTGGATCACGCCCACAACTCCAAGGGCGTGGATGGCCGTCCGCTCGGCCTCATCCACCGGGACGTCAGCCCCCAGAACGTGATGGTGGCCTACAACGGCCAGGTGAAGCTCGTGGACTTCGGCATCGCCAAGGCCGAGGCCTTCGCCGAGCGCAGCAAGCCGGGCGTCATCAAGGGCAAGTTCCTCTACCTGTCGCCCGAGCAGGTCATGCAGGAGAAGCTGGATCACCGCTCGGACATCTTCGCGCTGGGGGTGATGCTCTATGAGATCACCACCGGGCGCTCCCCCTTCTCCCGGGCCAACACCGAGGGCATCCTCTTCGCCATCCGCTCGGAGCACCCGTCCCCGCCCCACCTGCTGCGTGACAGCTACCCGCAGGAGCTGTCGCGCATCGTCATGAAGTGCCTCGCCAAGGACCGTACCCAGCGCTACCAGCGCGCGGCCCACGTGCAGGCGGACCTCGAGGCCTTGCTCGCCTCGGGGACGATGAAGCAGAGCCAGGACGTGGCGGCCTACGTCGCGCGCCTGCTCGGTGCGGAGGAGGAGCGCACGCAACTGCACGTGCCCATTACCGGCGGCCGTAAGGACGTGGCCTCCCTGCCGCCGGTGGTTCCCGTGCTGCCTCCTCCTCCGGCGGGGCTCATCGCCCGGCCCAGCCTGCGCACCAACGTGCACGGCCTGCCGCCCGCGGTGGACCCCGAGGGCGAGGAGCCCCGCACGGAGATGGCCCGCCCACAGGACATGCTCGCCGCCGCGGCCCTGGGCGCGGAGGAAGCCGAGCCCACCGCCGTGGGCCCCCAGCCTGGCGGGCGCGCCGAGCAGACGAGTCCCCTGGGCCGTGCCCTGCGCCGCCTCGACGAGAAGGCCGCGGAGGAGGATGATGAGTCCACGACCCATGACCGGCTGGGCCGCCTCTCCTCGAGCCGGCGCGCTGCCCTGGTTCCGCGCAAGTCCACGCCCTCCCTGGCCTCGTTGGATCGCCGCCGGGGACCTCCGGTGCGGGAAGAGGAGGACGAGGACTTCGGCGAGGAAGATCCCTCCGTCGCGTCGGCCCTCTCCGTGGCCACGCTGAACGAGCGAGGCCCCTCGCGTGCCGTGTCCGCCGTCGGCCATGGCGAGTCCACGTCCGAGGACACCTCCGAGGTGTCGGGTACGCACAGCCTGCCGCTGCGCCAGGTGGATCCGGACGACGACCTGGACGACGACGTGTCCACCACGGCGGGTGGAGACCTGGGCTCCTATACCCAGCCGCTACCCGCGGCCTCGACGGGGCGTCGGCGTCAGATGATCCTGGCGGTGTTGCTCATGGCGGTACTGGGGGTGGGGGTCGCGGTGGCGGCCTGGTGGATCACCTCCACCATGACCGCCCCGCGCCAGGAGGCCTCGCGCGAAGCGGAGACGCCCTCGCCGGAGACGCCGGCGGATCCCTCCGTGGCTCCGGAGTCCGGCACGGGCACGGGGAGCGCCGCGGCGGACGCCCCGGCTCCGGCGCAGGGACGCTCGCCTGCTCCCTCCCCGGGGGCAGAGCCCAACGGGGCGGGTAGCTCGGAGGGCGACCAGGCGGACATGCGAGCGCCCGACTCCCTGGGTTCCTCTCCGGACGCCGTGGAGGGGGAGAAGAACCTCCAGAATCCCACCTCGGCGGTGGGGGTGCGCGTGCAGTTCAAGGCCCCGGCCCGGACGCAGTTGTGGGTGGGAACCGCCAGCGTGAAACCCAATGGTTTTCTCTCGGTGTTGCCGGGAACTCTCCAGGTGGAGTTCCGTTGCCCGAACCAGTCCGGAACCCCGAAAACCAAGAGTTTCCAGGTTCCGGCGGATCCGACCAGGCCGGTCGTCTTCAAGCTGGACAAGCAGGACTGCGCTCCTCGGGGCCGCCGCTAG